Genomic segment of Saccharomyces cerevisiae S288C chromosome XV, complete sequence:
TACGGTTGCCGGATGTTACTAAAAAAGTAAGTAATCTGTTTACTTGAACTTCCTCATAACTAAGGAATACAAACGTTTACTGCGGCTTAAAAATTCAACAGGTTTACTCTCCTAAGTAGTATTCTCTTAATTTCTGCCTTGTTAAGAGAATACTTCCCTTTTCTGTAAGTATGTTACATTTCTTTATAGTAATCATCCTAGAGGCATTACAGCTAAAAGGAACCTGTCCCGGGTTAGTATTCCAGATGACTTGACGAATGTTTGCGTTAACGAAAATGGATATGTAAAGAATGAATGAGTTACCACCCTGTAAGAACTCGTTTAAGAACAAAGCTCAGATCTAGATTAGGCACTCGCGCCCTTTAATTGAAAATCGCGACGCGAGGAAAGGCAAATATAATAGGCCACCTGGCCGGTGTACAATAGAAAATCTCTAAAGAAGGGCATTCCAACTCTTCCTTTCGACATAAGAgtaaaacaaatatttgtGTGCTCCAAATACCGGCAAATAAAATAACAGACAATGCCGTACAGAGTGGCGACGGGCTACAGTGAAAAAAGTACTGACGATGATTTGATATGGAGAACGCCAATAGTAAAAGAGGAACTCGAGGATGCTGACAACTTTTTAAAGGATGATGCCGAGTTGTATGATAAAGTCAAGAACGAGAGTGCAGTATCACACCTGGATACCATAGTTATGCCGATCATTTTCACGGTACTGGGCATGTTCACTAGAATGTACAAGATTGGTCGTAATAATCATGTGGTCTGGGATGAAGCTCATTTTGGTAAGTTCGGCTCTTACTATCTGAGACACGAATTTTACCATGATGTTCATCCACCTTTAGGTAAAATGCTTGTTGGACTGTCTGGTTATTTGGCTGGCTACAATGGTTCTTGGGACTTCCCATCTGGTGAGGTTTATCCCGACTATATCGATTATGTGAAAATGAGGTTATTTCAAGCaatgttttcatcattGTGTGTGCCACTAGCCTATTTCACAGGAAGGGCTATCGGATTTTCTAGGCTGAGTGTTTGGCTATTTACCATTCTAGTAATTTTTGAGAATTCGTATGCAACATTAGGCAAGTTCATTCTCCTTGATTCAATGCTACTTTTCTTTACCGTCTCTTCTTACTTTTGCCTTGCCAAGTTCCATACTATGAGAAAGTCTCCCTTTTCGGCTAGGTGGTGGCTATGGTTGTGCCTCACTGGGTTGAATTTGGGTTGCGCTATATCTGTGAAAATGGTAGgtcttttcatcatcagtgTAGTAGGAATTTACACCATCAGTGAACTATGGAATCTCCTAAGTGATAGATCGGTGTCTTGGAAGGTTTATGTCAACCATTGGCTAGCAAGAATATTCGGGCTTATCATCATTCCTGTTTGCGTTTTTTTGTTATGCTTCAAAATCCATTTTGATCTGCTGTCCAACTCAGGGCCCGGCGACTCTACCATGCCATCATTATTTCAAGCCAGTCTGAACGGTACAAAAGTTGGTAAGGGACCACGTGATGTTGCTTTGGGTTCTTCTATTATTTCCATCAAAAATCAAGCGTTGGGAGGCGCTTTATTACATTCTCATGTCCAACCATTCCCAGAAGGTTCTGAGCAACAGCAAGTAACTGTCTATGGTTACAGTGATGCTAACAATGAATggttttttcaaagaatcaGAGGAGTAGAGCCTTGGACTGATGCTGAGAACAAGACAATTGAGTTTGTAAAGGGTGGCGAAATGTATAGATTAATGCATCGCCTAACAGGCAAGAATCTACACACCCATGAAGTCCCAGCGCCTATATCGAAAAGTGAATATGAAGTTTCTGCTTACGGAGATGTAGACTTAGGTGACTACAAAGATAACTGGATTATAGAAATCGTGGAACAAGTAGGGGAAGAAGATCCAACACTACTACACCCGCTATCCACATCTTTCCGTATTAAAAATTCTATACTGGGTTGCTATTTAGCTCAGTCAGGTAAACATTTACCAGAATGGGGTTTCAGGCAAGGTGAAGTTGTCTGTTTAAAACACGCCTCCAAAAGGGATAAGAGAACCTGGTGGAATATCGAAACacatgaaaatgaaagattGCCACAGGGAGAAGATTTCGTATATCCGAAGACTTCATTCTTCAGGAATTTCATGCAGTTAAATTCAGCAATGATGGCAACCAATAATGCTTTGGTACCAAACCCTGAAAAGTTTGATGGTATAGCTTCATCTGCCTGGCAATGGCCAACCTTGAACGTCGGGGTAAGATTATGCGAATGGAGTGAAAAATCTATAAAGTACTTCTTATTAGGATCTCCTGCGTCCGTCTGGCCCTCAAGCATCGCAGTTTGCGCACTGATAATACACGTTATATTCTTAACTCTGAAATGGCAGAGACAATGTGTTATCCTATCCGATCCAGTCGAACGTGACGTGTTCGTTATGGCAGCCTTTTATCCATTGCTTGCTTGGCTTTTACATTATATGCCATTCGTAGTGATGTCAAGAGTTGTATACGCTCACCACTATCTGCCCACCCTTTATTTTGCCTTAATGATCTTGTCATACTACTTCGATATGATTACCAAACGTTGGGCTACAAGAAACACTGGAAAATTTCTAAGGCTAGGAGCTTATATTGTATACGGATCAATCGTGATCGctggatttttttatttctctCCTTTTAGTTTTGGGATGGATGGTCCAGTAGATGATTACGCGTACTTGGCATGGCTACCTACGTGGCAGATTGTTGAAGATATACGTAACACATAGATATATAGAATGatcaaaaacttttcttcaccacacaaaaaatgttaatTGATGCGCGAAATATCTTTTTCGACTTAtgccttcttctttatcataACAAAGCTATGTACCTACGACGAAATGAAGATATTAATCCAGTCCAGCCTTAAGAAAAtacgagaaaaaaaatgctcaAGTGTTAAACAATGCCTGTATGTAGTTATCTGTGAAATGCATCAAATCATGGTCAGGGTTTGCTTATTGATCAGATTTGTAGTTTTCAGGTATCtaagataaaaatatatggTAAATACCTTTAACGAATATTATAAAATCTACTGGGTTATTCTATTGGAATCTAGAAAATCGGAAAAGTTTTGTATTCTGATATCTCTTGTGCTATGTGGTGTCAACACATGTCCACGAAAAGGTACACTACCCTGGACACTAACAACACTTTCCAGTGGTGGTGACTGTACTGTGGTAAGGG
This window contains:
- the PMT3 gene encoding dolichyl-phosphate-mannose-protein mannosyltransferase PMT3 (Protein O-mannosyltransferase; transfers mannose residues from dolichyl phosphate-D-mannose to protein serine/threonine residues; acts in a complex with Pmt5p, can instead interact with Pmt1p in some conditions; antifungal drug target; PMT3 has a paralog, PMT2, that arose from the whole genome duplication) translates to MPYRVATGYSEKSTDDDLIWRTPIVKEELEDADNFLKDDAELYDKVKNESAVSHLDTIVMPIIFTVLGMFTRMYKIGRNNHVVWDEAHFGKFGSYYLRHEFYHDVHPPLGKMLVGLSGYLAGYNGSWDFPSGEVYPDYIDYVKMRLFQAMFSSLCVPLAYFTGRAIGFSRLSVWLFTILVIFENSYATLGKFILLDSMLLFFTVSSYFCLAKFHTMRKSPFSARWWLWLCLTGLNLGCAISVKMVGLFIISVVGIYTISELWNLLSDRSVSWKVYVNHWLARIFGLIIIPVCVFLLCFKIHFDLLSNSGPGDSTMPSLFQASLNGTKVGKGPRDVALGSSIISIKNQALGGALLHSHVQPFPEGSEQQQVTVYGYSDANNEWFFQRIRGVEPWTDAENKTIEFVKGGEMYRLMHRLTGKNLHTHEVPAPISKSEYEVSAYGDVDLGDYKDNWIIEIVEQVGEEDPTLLHPLSTSFRIKNSILGCYLAQSGKHLPEWGFRQGEVVCLKHASKRDKRTWWNIETHENERLPQGEDFVYPKTSFFRNFMQLNSAMMATNNALVPNPEKFDGIASSAWQWPTLNVGVRLCEWSEKSIKYFLLGSPASVWPSSIAVCALIIHVIFLTLKWQRQCVILSDPVERDVFVMAAFYPLLAWLLHYMPFVVMSRVVYAHHYLPTLYFALMILSYYFDMITKRWATRNTGKFLRLGAYIVYGSIVIAGFFYFSPFSFGMDGPVDDYAYLAWLPTWQIVEDIRNT